In one Oligoflexia bacterium genomic region, the following are encoded:
- a CDS encoding cyclic nucleotide-binding domain-containing protein, protein ALFIIMRGEVVVETSSDRAASQKLATIKAGDFLGELALLDDTPRSASARATTPTQAFALFRSDLNRLANLEPEIACEIFKTLACIIGERLKATNRHVGTAQKVA, encoded by the coding sequence GCACTTTTCATCATCATGCGTGGAGAAGTCGTTGTTGAAACCTCAAGTGATCGCGCGGCTTCACAAAAGCTTGCCACAATTAAGGCTGGTGATTTTTTAGGTGAATTAGCACTGCTTGATGACACTCCAAGATCAGCCTCAGCTCGCGCTACTACACCAACTCAGGCATTTGCACTTTTTAGAAGTGATCTTAATCGGCTAGCAAATCTAGAGCCTGAGATAGCATGTGAGATTTTTAAAACACTCGCATGTATAATTGGAGAACGACTTAAAGCTACGAATCGCCACGTAGGCACAGCACAAAAGGTGGCATAA